The Nicotiana tabacum cultivar K326 chromosome 14, ASM71507v2, whole genome shotgun sequence genome contains a region encoding:
- the LOC107770761 gene encoding histone deacetylase 19-like, producing the protein MDTGGNSLPSGADGKKRKVSYFYDPEVGNYYYGQGHPMKPHRIRMTHALLAHYGLLQHMNVLKPNPARDKDLCRFHADDYVAFLRSITPETQQDQLRQLKRFNVGEDCPVFDGLYSFCQTYAGGSVGGAVKLNHGHCDIAVNWAGGLHHAKKCEASGFCYVNDIVLAILELLKVHERVLYVDIDIHHGDGVEEAFYTTDRVMTVSFHKFGDYFPGTGDVRDIGFGKGKYYSLNVPLDDGIDDESYQSLFKPIMGKVMEVFKPGAVVLQCGADSLSGDRLGCFNLSIKGHAECVKYMRSFNVPLLLLGGGGYTIRNVARCWCYETGVALGIELEDKMPQHEYYEYFGPDYTLHVAPSNMENKNSRQILEDIRSKLLDNLSTLQHAPSVQFQERPPDTELPEADEDQEDADSRWDPDSDTNDEDRKPIPSRVRRENVEPEGKGAEDMKTEERLREVESTFAESTSLKGGNSGSVMIDGGQIKMEQGSSNKPFDQPADTNS; encoded by the exons ATGGATACCGGAGGAAACTCCTTACCATCTGGTGCAGATGGTAAGAAGAGAAAAGTGAGTTATTTCTATGATCCTGAAGTTGGCAATTACTATTACGGACAAGGCCACCCAATGAAGCCACATAGAATTCGTATGACACATGCTCTTCTTGCCCACTATGGTCTATTACAACATATGAATGTTCTGAAGCCAAATCCCGCTAGAGATAAGGATCTCTGCCGGTTTCATGCTGATGATTATGTTGCTTTCTTGAGAAGCATAACCCCAGAGACACAGCAGGATCAGCTGAGGCAGCTGAAGAGGTTCAACGTCGGGGAAGACTGTCCAGTTTTTGATGGTCTTTATTCCTTCTGTCAAACCTATGCCGGGGGTTCTGTTGGTGGGGCAGTTAAGTTAAACCATGGACACTGTGATATTGCCGTAAATTGGGCTGGTGGATTACATCATGCCAAGAAATGTGAAGCATCTGGTTTCTGCTATGTGAACGACATTGTGCTTGCCATTTTGGAGCTACTTAAAGTCCACGAG AGAGTTTTGTATGTGGATATTGATATCCATCACGGTGATGGCGTGGAGGAGGCTTTTTATACCACAGATAGGGTCATGACAGTTTCCTTTCATAAATTTGGAGATTACTTTCCCGGTACAGGGGATGTACGTGATATTGGATTTGGAAAGGGAAAATACTACTCTCTTAATGTTCCACTAGATGATGGAATTGATGATGAGAGCTATCAGTCCCTCTTTAAGCCAATAATGGGCAAAGTGATGGAAGTTTTCAAGCCTGGTGCAGTGGTCTTACAATGCGGTGCAGATTCCTTGTCTGGGGATAGGCTAGGCTGCTTTAATCTCTCTATTAAAGGACATGCAGAATGTGTCAAATACATGAGGTCTTTCAATGTGCCTCTGCTGTTGCTTGGTGGAGGTGGCTACACAATACGTAATGTTGCTCGTTGCTGGTGTTACGAA ACAGGAGTTGCATTAGGTATAGAGCTTGAAGATAAGATGCCGCAACATGAATATTATGAATACTTTGGTCCAGATTATACCCTGCATGTTGCTCCAAGTAACATGGAGAACAAAAATTCTCGTCAGATTTTAGAAGATATAAGATCAAAGCTGCTTGATAATCTTTCGACACTTCAGCATGCCCCGAGTGTACAGTTCCAGGAACGACCACCAGATACCGAATTACCTGAG GCTGATGAAGATCAGGAGGATGCAGATTCAAGATGGGATCCTGATTCTGACACAAATGATGAAGACCG CAAGCCCATTCCTAGCAGAGTGAGGAGGGAAAATGTTGAACCTGAAGGAAAAGGCGCG GAAGATATGAAAACAGAGGAGCGTCTAAGAGAAGTAGAATCGACATTTGCAGAATCAACAAGCTTGAAG GGTGGCAATTCAGGTTCTGTAATGATAGATGGAGGACAGATTAAAATGGAACAAGGAAGCTCTAACAAGCCTTTTGATCAGCCAGCTGATACTAATTCTTGA